One genomic region from Prevotella sp. Rep29 encodes:
- the pssA gene encoding CDP-diacylglycerol--serine O-phosphatidyltransferase, which translates to MIPFKKHIPNTITCCNLIAGCIAIVYAFYGKQDTALLFILIGAGFDFFDGMVARLLHVSSPIGKELDSLADDITFGAAPAMMIFTLMSQMEYPTAIEPIAKYLPFTAFIIAAFSALRLAKFNLDERQTTSFIGLPTPANALFWGSLIVGAGERIATIPHAYIFILILIAVTCWLLVAEIPMFALKFKQWGWKGNEVRYLFVLSCIPILLIFGISGFALIIAWYVMLSAFTQKS; encoded by the coding sequence ATGATTCCATTCAAAAAACATATCCCGAACACCATCACCTGCTGCAACCTGATTGCAGGCTGCATCGCCATCGTATATGCCTTTTACGGAAAGCAAGATACCGCCCTGCTCTTCATACTCATAGGAGCAGGATTCGACTTCTTCGACGGGATGGTTGCCAGATTGCTGCACGTATCCTCGCCCATCGGAAAAGAACTGGACTCACTTGCCGATGACATCACCTTCGGAGCAGCACCGGCAATGATGATTTTCACACTAATGAGCCAAATGGAATACCCCACGGCAATAGAACCGATTGCCAAATACCTGCCATTCACGGCATTCATCATCGCAGCCTTCTCGGCACTCAGACTGGCAAAGTTCAATCTCGACGAACGGCAGACGACCTCTTTCATCGGGTTGCCGACACCTGCCAACGCACTCTTCTGGGGCTCACTCATCGTCGGAGCGGGAGAACGGATTGCCACCATCCCGCACGCATACATTTTTATCCTCATCCTCATAGCCGTCACCTGCTGGCTGCTCGTTGCAGAAATCCCCATGTTTGCACTGAAATTCAAGCAATGGGGGTGGAAAGGAAACGAAGTGAGATACCTGTTCGTCCTCTCATGCATCCCGATACTCCTGATTTTCGGCATCTCCGGCTTCGCACTCATCATCGCATGGTACGTCATGCTCTCCGCATTCACCCAAAAGAGCTAA
- a CDS encoding DUF4834 family protein yields the protein MLKLLFLFIVTLFIMGAVSLLMFIRSFLKIKKQFDHLGSKDKPYEEIRTTNRTKNKQIFADDEGEYIDFEEEKAE from the coding sequence ATGCTGAAACTCCTCTTCCTCTTCATCGTCACACTTTTCATCATGGGCGCAGTCTCGCTCCTCATGTTCATACGCTCATTCCTCAAAATAAAAAAGCAGTTCGACCACTTAGGCTCAAAAGACAAGCCCTACGAGGAGATACGCACCACCAACCGAACAAAAAACAAGCAAATCTTCGCCGACGACGAAGGGGAATACATCGACTTCGAAGAAGAGAAAGCTGAGTAA
- the dnaA gene encoding chromosomal replication initiator protein DnaA has translation MKSNPNALWEQSLRLIKENVSEQQFNTWFKPIVLESYDEKDRKITVRVPSMFVYEYLEEKYVDLLRKVLTRVFGEGVRLAYGIVVDKTNNVGVVATPDDSVVGQSGSDKNTLSGSADSTEDSLPFDSQLNPKQTFENFIEGTSNKLPRSIGLSIAEHPSTSQFNPLFVFGPSGCGKTHLINAIGIRAKQLYPKMRVLYVSARLFQVQYVDASLKNTVNDFIKFYQTVDLLIVDDIQEWVTKSGTQNTFFHIFNHLFRNGKRIILASDRPPVDLKGMDERLITRFRCGLITELERPNVQLCMDILNSMVRRDGLTIPQEVIQYIAQTANGSVRDLQGVINSLLAYSVVYDSKVDLKLAERIVSRSVKVDNRPLTIDDILDKVCVHYQVTTEAVNSRSRKRDLVIPRQVSMYLAQKYTKMPASRIGKLVGDRDHSTVIHSCTQVEERMKIDAAFRSEIESIENSFKLKQFVNKGR, from the coding sequence ATGAAATCTAACCCAAATGCTCTTTGGGAACAGAGTCTTCGGCTTATAAAGGAGAATGTTTCCGAGCAGCAGTTTAACACATGGTTCAAGCCAATCGTTCTGGAATCTTATGATGAGAAAGACCGGAAGATTACGGTGCGGGTACCCAGCATGTTTGTGTATGAGTACCTGGAGGAGAAGTATGTGGACTTGCTGCGCAAGGTGCTTACGAGAGTATTTGGTGAGGGTGTAAGGCTGGCTTATGGTATTGTCGTGGATAAGACCAACAATGTTGGGGTTGTTGCTACACCGGATGATTCGGTTGTCGGTCAGTCAGGAAGCGATAAGAATACGCTTTCAGGCTCTGCAGACAGCACGGAAGATTCCCTGCCGTTTGATTCCCAGTTGAATCCCAAGCAGACATTTGAGAATTTCATTGAGGGCACGAGTAACAAGCTGCCGCGTTCTATCGGCTTGTCCATCGCGGAACATCCAAGCACCAGCCAGTTTAATCCGCTGTTTGTCTTTGGTCCGTCCGGTTGTGGAAAGACGCATTTGATTAACGCCATCGGAATCCGTGCAAAGCAGTTGTATCCCAAGATGCGGGTGCTGTATGTCAGTGCGCGCCTGTTCCAGGTTCAATACGTGGACGCAAGCCTGAAGAATACGGTCAATGATTTCATTAAATTCTATCAGACGGTCGATTTGCTGATTGTTGATGACATTCAGGAGTGGGTGACAAAGTCTGGTACGCAGAACACGTTTTTCCATATCTTCAACCACCTCTTCCGTAACGGAAAGCGCATCATTTTGGCAAGCGACCGCCCGCCAGTCGATTTGAAGGGGATGGATGAACGGCTGATTACCCGTTTCCGCTGTGGTCTGATTACCGAGTTGGAGCGTCCGAACGTGCAGTTGTGCATGGACATTCTGAACAGCATGGTTCGTCGCGACGGGCTGACGATTCCTCAGGAGGTGATTCAGTATATAGCACAGACGGCGAACGGCAGCGTGCGGGATTTGCAGGGAGTCATCAATTCGCTGTTGGCATATTCCGTGGTGTATGACAGCAAGGTCGATCTGAAGCTGGCAGAGCGGATCGTATCCCGTTCGGTGAAAGTAGATAACCGCCCGCTGACCATCGACGATATCCTCGATAAGGTTTGCGTGCACTATCAAGTGACGACAGAGGCGGTGAACAGCAGGAGCCGGAAGCGCGATCTGGTCATCCCGCGACAGGTGTCTATGTATCTGGCACAGAAATACACGAAGATGCCGGCTTCAAGAATCGGAAAACTGGTCGGCGACCGTGACCACTCGACCGTCATCCACAGCTGTACGCAAGTGGAGGAGCGGATGAAGATAGATGCCGCTTTCCGCTCGGAGATAGAGAGCATTGAAAATTCGTTTAAGCTGAAACAGTTTGTCAATAAAGGCAGATAA